A stretch of Lathyrus oleraceus cultivar Zhongwan6 chromosome 6, CAAS_Psat_ZW6_1.0, whole genome shotgun sequence DNA encodes these proteins:
- the LOC127091522 gene encoding uncharacterized protein LOC127091522, which translates to MAKYGEGDKRWIVEDRPDGTNVHNWHWSETNCLEWSRTFFNKLFNNLKILDGEGNFHATVKKVEKLDGEAYVNVRKGKIIPGYEISAVISWEGEARDSDGKILHKVTGSFEIPYISDENADEDPEVRVSVKDEGVIGKSLREAVIVKGKPLILEKVRVWVESMSKGGPVKDELESKKVAPPQRSNSVVAAAAKKKEAAEVVAVAKKVKKGCKTISLNEKFNCRAKDLFEILMDENRWKGFTQSNATISKEVGGEFSIFDGSVTGENLELQEGKLIVQRWRFGSWHDGKHSMVRLVFEEPESGVTVVKLTHTEVPEEDRYGNATVVENTERGWRDLIFQRIRSVFGFGM; encoded by the exons ATGGCAAAATACGGCGAAGGTGACAAACGTTGGATCGTAGAAGACAGACCCGACGGCACAAACGTCCACAACTGGCACTGGTCCGAAACCAATTGTCTAGAATGGTCTAGAACCTTCTTCAACAAACTATTCAACAACCTCAAAATCCTCGACGGCGAAGGTAATTTCCACGCCACCGTCAAGAAAGTCGAGAAGCTCGACGGCGAGGCCTACGTTAACGTCCGTAAGGGGAAGATCATTCCGGGATACGAAATCAGCGCGGTGATTTCATGGGAAGGTGAAGCGAGGGATTCCGACGGGAAGATCTTGCATAAGGTCACCGGGAGTTTCGAGATTCCGTATATTTCCGATGAGAATGCTGATGAGGATCCTGAGGTTAGGGTTAGTGTGAAAGATGAAGGAGTGATTGGGAAGAGTTTGAGGGAAGCTGTTATTGTGAAAGGGAAACCGTTGATTTTGGAGAAGGTTAGGGTTTGGGTTGAGAGTATGTCGAAAGGTGGACCTGTTAAAGATGAACTTGAGAGTAAGAAAGTTGCTCCGCCGCAAAGGAGTAATTCGGTTGTTGCGGCCGCGGCGAAGAAGAAAGAGGCGGCGGAGGTTGTTGCAGTTGCGAAGAAGGTGAAGAAGGGGTGTAAAACGATTAGTTTGAATGAGAAGTTTAATTGTAGGGCGAAGGATTTGTTTGAGATATTGATGGATGAGAATAGATGGAAGGGTTTTACGCAGAGTAATGCAACGATTAGTAAGGAGGTTGGTGGTGAGTTTAGTATCTTTGATGGGTCTGTGACAGGGGAGAATTTGGAATTGCAGGAAGGGAAGTTGATTGTTCAGAGATGGAGATTTGGGAGCTGGCATGATGGGAAGCATTCAATG GTGAGACTTGTGTTTGAGGAGCCTGAATCTGGTGTTACAGTTGTGAAGCTAACACACACGGAGGTGCCAGAAGAAGACAG ATATGGGAATGCGACTGTGGTGGAGAATACAGAGAGGGGATGGAGGGATCTCATTTTCCAGAGGATTCGATCTGTGTTTGGTTTTGGAATGTGA